In Deinococcus maricopensis DSM 21211, the sequence GGGTCGAGCCAGGCGTCGTCGCCGGCGCGCCAGGTGCCGTTCTGGCGGTGCTGCAGCCAGTCGTTGCGGCCGGTGGCGGTCGGGCCGTGCTGCGCGAAGACGTGCTGGGGGCTGGTGTTGGGGGTCTGGGCGTGCCAGGCGCCCGTGACGCTGACCCAGGCGATGACTTTGAGGTCGTTGGCGTGCGCGCTGCGGGTGAGGGCGGCGAGCGGGTCGAAGTCAGGGGTGAGGGTGACGTCCGTGACGGTGGGGACGCTGGCGCGGGTGCACAGGCAGTCGGCGCGGCGGATGGCCTGCACGAACAGGGTGTTGACGCCGAGGGCGCGGGCTTGGGTGACGGTGCGTTCGACCTGGGCGGGGGTGCTGAGGCCGGGGCCGAAGGCGTCGATCCAGAGGCCGCGCAGGGTGGGGCTGCCGGGGGGGGTGGGGGTGGCCGCGCCGGCGGGGGTGGCGAGCGCGAGGGCGGCGAGCAGCAGGGGGCGTTTCACGGTTGGCGTTCAGGGTAGCGCAGGTGCCTGACGGGTCGCTGTGAGGAAGGTGGGGGCGCGTGTGGGGTGGGTGGGGTGGGGGCCTCGCTACACTCCTGACATGACGCGTCTGGCAAAGATGTTCGTTTTCAGTTATACTTGGACGAGGTGGTTACGCTGATAGCAGAAATTATGAGTGTGGGCACGGAGCTGCTGCTCGGAGAGATTCTCGACAGCAACGCCGCGTACCTCGCTCAGGAACTCAAGGCCCACGGCGTGACCCTGCACCGCAAAGTCACCGTCGGCGACAACCTCGAGCGCCTGCGCGAAGCCATCCTGACCGCCCTTGACCGCGCGGACCTCGTCATCCTCGGCGGCGGCCTCGGCCCCACCGACGACGACCTCACGCGCGAAGCCATCGCTGCCGCCCTTGGCGAACACCCCACCGAGGACCCGGACCTGCTCGCCTGGCTGCGCGGCCTCTTCGAAAGCCGTGGCCGCATCATGCCGGACCTCAACCGCAAACAGGCCTGGCTCATCCCCTCGAGCGAGGCGCTCCCCAACCCCATCGGCACCGCGCCCGGCTGGTTCGTGCGCGTGCCCGGCCACGCCACGCCCCGCTTCATCGTGGCCATGCCCGGGCCGCCCCGCGAAATGAAACGCATGTGGCGCGAGCAGGTGCTCCCGCGCCTGAACCTGCCTGCACGCGCCCTGTTCCACACCACGCTGCACACCAGCGGCATCGGTGAAGGCAACGTCGCGGAACTGCTCGGCGACCTTACGCGCGCCTCGAACCCCAGCGTCGCCACGTACGCCCGCCGCTTCGGCGTGGACGTCCGCGTCGCCGCCAGCGCCAGTACGACCGAAGCTGCCCGCGCACTCGCGGAGCCCGTGCTGAGCGTCGTGCAAGACAAACTGGCGCGCTTCACGTGGGGCACCGACGACCAGACCCTCGCCGGCGTGCTGCACGCCGCGCTCGGGGAACGCACCGTCGCGGCCATCGAAGCCGGCTCGGGCGGCGCGCTCGCCCTGCACCTCGCCGACACGCCCGCCTTCCGGGGCGGGCTCGTCACCCGGGACCACGCGCAGCTGATCGAAGCGGGCCTCACGCCCGTGACGCTCGGCGAGCACGGCCCCGTCAGCGAGCAGGCCGCGCGCGAGCTCGCGCGGACCGCGCGTGCCCGCTTCGGCAGCAACTTCGGCGTGGCCGTCACGGTCGCCACTGGCAGCAGCGAGGACGGCCCGGCTTGCCCCGGCACCGCCTTCGTCGCCGTGGACACTGAGGGTGACACCCACACGGCCCGCTTCGACTGGCTCGGCGAACCCGACCACCTGCGCGACCGCGCCGCCATCCTCGCCCTCACCACGCTGCTGCGCGCCGCCCGCGCGGAGGTGCCCGCATGACCGGCCGCCCCCGCACCCCCCGCCCGGCCCCTCGCCGACCGAACGGCCCGAACGTGCAGGGCGACGGCACCCTCCGCCTGTTCTTCGGCCTGAAGGTGCCCCGCGAGATCGCCGACGAGCTCGCCCTGGCCCAACGGGACCTGCGCGGCAACTGGCGCGCCGTCCGCCCCGACCAGCTGCACGTCACCCTCGCGTTCCTGCCAAACGTGCCGCCCGAGCGCCTCACGGACCTCAAGCGGCTCGGCACGCACCTCGCCGCGAA encodes:
- a CDS encoding CinA family nicotinamide mononucleotide deamidase-related protein; protein product: MSVGTELLLGEILDSNAAYLAQELKAHGVTLHRKVTVGDNLERLREAILTALDRADLVILGGGLGPTDDDLTREAIAAALGEHPTEDPDLLAWLRGLFESRGRIMPDLNRKQAWLIPSSEALPNPIGTAPGWFVRVPGHATPRFIVAMPGPPREMKRMWREQVLPRLNLPARALFHTTLHTSGIGEGNVAELLGDLTRASNPSVATYARRFGVDVRVAASASTTEAARALAEPVLSVVQDKLARFTWGTDDQTLAGVLHAALGERTVAAIEAGSGGALALHLADTPAFRGGLVTRDHAQLIEAGLTPVTLGEHGPVSEQAARELARTARARFGSNFGVAVTVATGSSEDGPACPGTAFVAVDTEGDTHTARFDWLGEPDHLRDRAAILALTTLLRAARAEVPA